A region of Fusarium keratoplasticum isolate Fu6.1 chromosome 6, whole genome shotgun sequence DNA encodes the following proteins:
- a CDS encoding Precorrin-2 dehydrogenase, which produces MTPSQQSTSAQPALASPASPCDSATETTSSTSSSASASVSAPSSSAQAAMAKTYPPVQPGGSLILAWQIKHKKVLVVGGGDVAAGRILNCLNADAKVVVVCPKSGLNDEVAYRIREGQVTHVNRLFEPQDLDGAEMVLVAVDDPAASTVIWKLCKERRIPANIADVPPECDFYFGSIHRDGPLQIMVSTNGKGPRLAAAIRQFIAKQLPKNAGNAIETIGELRLRLRKVAPRPEDGPKRMLWMSKVSDTYKWDEMCGLTDEDMDNLLLFYPANKVPSMDVLVALRGGTDIKKLDVFDGSFGFSVGA; this is translated from the exons ATGACCCCCAGCCAACAGTCAACATCAGCCCAGCCGGCGCTGGCTTCTCCGGCATCTCCTTGTGACTCTGCTACCGAGACtacttcttcaacctcctcctccgcttcCGCCTCGGTTTCTGCTCCCTCGTCTTCCGCCCAAGCAGCCATGGCAAAGACGTATCCTCCCGTGCAGCCCGGAGGCAGCTTGATCCTGGCATGGCAGATTAAGCACAAGAAGGTGCTCGTCGTTGGCGGCGGTGAT GTCGCCGCCGGTCGCATCCTCAACTGCCTCAATGCCGATGCAAAGGTAGTTGTCGTTTGCCCCAAGTCCGGTCTCAACGACGAAGTCGCCTACCGAATCCGCGAGGGCCAGGTCACACATGTCAACCGACTATTCGAACCCCAAGACCTCGATGGAGCCGAGATGGTGCTGGTAGCCGTCGACGATCCCGCCGCATCGACCGTCATCTGGAAGCTGTGCAAGGAGCGAAGGATCCCCGCCAACATCGCCGACGTACCGCCCGAGTGCGACTTTTACTTTGGCAGCATTCACCGAGATGGACCGCTACAGATTATGGTCAGCACCAACGGAAAGGGACCGAGGTTAGCGGCTGCCATCAGGCAATTCATCGCCAAGCAGCTCCCCAAGAATGCCGGCAATGCGATCGAGACTATCGGTGAGCTGAGGCTCAGGTTGAGAAAGGTGGCTCCCAGGCCCGAGGACGGACCCAAGCGCATGCTATG GATGTCCAAGGTCAGCGACACCTACAAGTGGGACGAGATGTGCGGACTCACAGACGAGGATATGGATAACCTGCTGCTCTTCTACCCGGCGAACAAGGTCCCCTCGATGGATGTGTTGGTAGCTCTCCGCGGAGGCACCGACATTAAGAAACTCGACGTTTTCGACGGATCCTTCGGCTTCAGCGTGGGAGCATAA
- a CDS encoding HTH APSES-type domain-containing protein translates to MPSASQNSQQSFNMSQQSQSGLSASFHRGYNGDPEGPQIYSASYSGVDVYEMEVNNIAVMRRRNDSWLNATQILKVAGVDKGKRTKILEKEIQTGEHEKVQGGYGKYQGTWITFDRGVQVCRQYGVEELLRPLLTYDMGQDGGVAGRGDFNTPTKEQAMAAQRKRMYNQSADGRPNGLSGTFFKNISSTASHAVAAISKARFDSPGPRSRNGPTRAPSFSRQPSMQNGDDFPGNSQQSFASDYGQQVDSAYSTQQQASAMQLNEPEPPRKRQRVTMTPADSFSAYGQNMDIYAAAFPGSPTEPNESFVYTQSVVQDRSPVEEGNGPLPPLPYEMSPDVEMKRSMLMGLFMEPATTDASKHDMLRTFTPLELDMPIDLQSHTALHWAATLARMPLLRALIAAGASPARVNASGETALMRACLVTNSMDHGSFPDLLEVLGGTIEARDQKGRTVLHHIAVTSAVKGRNAASRYYLESLLEWVVRQGSVPNSQNTQANGNVPSSQQSTIPKMGIARFMSEIVNAQDSAGDTALNIASRIGNRSIISQLLEVGADPNIPNKVGLRPVDFGIGGESTEDKTNGETNVEKNGVAGSSQRSRESSDEIVASITHLLTETGSAFQTEMKSKQASLDTLHSTLRTTSTQLGEARRSLEHLSATLKKQQLARQKVANLSHAREDEQVRLMQEQSRTSQPNPSSSWETELSAMLEAADDTSGGGFSGEGLLPSAAVLRARVNAVQGRRDMTRKMVSALKGRSRDVEVKYRRVVALCTGVQEAEVDAVVDGLLKAVESEHEELEIGRVRRFLGGVEGVVH, encoded by the exons ATGCCTTCGGCATCGCAAAACTCGCAGCAATCTTTCAACATGAGTCAACAATCGCAATCCGGCCTCTCCGCCTCCTTCCATCGAGGTTATAATGGAGACCCTGAAGGACCCCAGATCTATTCG GCATCCTATTCGGGCGTCGATGTATACGAAATGGAGGTCAACAACATCGCTGTTATGCGCCGTCGCAACGACTCATGGCTCAATGCCACGCAGATCCTCAAGGTTGCCGGAGTCGATAAGGGGAAGCGAACCAAGATCCTCGAAAAGGAGATCCAGACGGGCGAGCATGAAAAGGTCCAAGGAGGCTATGGAAAATACCAGGGCACCTGGATAACATTTGACCGCGGAGTCCAGGTCTGCCGCCAGTACGGAGTCGAGGAGCTACTGCGACCGCTGTTGACCTATGACATGGGCCaggatggtggtgttgctggtCGAGGCGACTTCAATACACCAACAAAGGAgcaggccatggcagctCAACGCAAGCGCATGTACAACCAGAGCGCGGATGGAAGGCCAAATGGGCTCTCAGGGACCTTTTTCAAAAACATCTCCAGCACCGCTTCACATGCCGTCGCTGCCATCAGCAAAGCCCGTTTTGATTCTCCAGGACCTCGAAGTCGCAACGGCCCTACGAGAGCGCCGAGCTTCAGTCGCCAACCGTCGATGCAAAATGGTGATGATTTCCCCGGTAACTCTCAGCAAAGTTTTGCCTCGGACTATGGCCAGCAGGTCGACTCGGCCTATTCGACTCAGCAACAAGCCAGCGCAATGCAGTTGAACGAGCCCGAACCCCCTCGAAAACGTCAGCGTGTGACTATGACGCCCGCCGATAGCTTCAGCGCATATGGTCAGAATATGGATATATACGCCGCGGCTTTTCCAGGATCTCCAACCGAACCCAATGAGTCCTTTGTTTACACCCAAAGCGTCGTTCAGGATCGATCACCCGTCGAAGAAGGCAATGGACCCCTACCACCTCTGCCTTATGAGATGTCGCCCGACGTCGAGATGAAGCGCAGCATGCTGATGGGCCTATTCATGGAGCCTGCCACCACCGATGCCTCCAAGCACGACATGCTCCGCACCTTTACCCCCCTCGAATTGGACATGCCCATTGATCTGCAGAGCCATACAGCACTCCACTGGGCAGCCACACTCGCACGCATGCCTCTTCTCCGCGCCCTGATTGCTGCCGGCGCCTCCCCAGCCCGTGTGAACGCCTCTGGGGAAACGGCTTTAATGCGCGCCTGTTTAGTAACCAACTCTATGGATCATGGATCATTCCCCGATCTCCTCGAAGTCTTGGGTGGTACAATTGAGGCTCGCGATCAAAAGGGACGAACGGTTCTCCATCACATTGCAGTCACTAGCGCAGTCAAGGGACGCAATGCCGCCAGCCGATATTACCTTGAGAGCCTCTTGGAGTGGGTGGTGAGGCAGGGCAGCGTTCCCAACAGTCAAAACACACAAGCCAACGGCAACGTTCCTAGCAGCCAACAATCAACCATTCCCAAGATGGGCATTGCGCGCTTCATGAGCGAGATAGTTAACGCCCAAGACAGCGCCGGCGACACCGCCCTGAATATTGCATCACGGATTGGAAACCGAAGCATCATCTCACAACTGCTGGAGGTTGGCGCTGACCCCAATATTCCCAATAAGGTGGGATTGAGGCCAGTTGACTTTGGTATCGGGGGCGAGAGcaccgaggacaagaccaaTGGCGAGACCAATGTCGAGAAGAATGGTGTTGCCGGGTCAAGTCAGCGAAGTCGGGAGAGCAGCGATGAGATTGTTGCCT CGATAACTCACCTCCTGACCGAGACTGGCTCGGCCTTCCAAACAGAGATGAAGTCGAAACAGGCCTCTCTTGATACTCTCCACAGCACCCTCCGCACGACATCAACACAGCTTGGCGAAGCTCGACGGAGTCTCGAGCATCTCAGCGCCACACTCAAGAAACAACAACTGGCTCGACAAAAGGTGGCCAACCTATCACACGCCCGAGAGGACGAGCAAGTGCGCCTTATGCAGGAACAATCCCGCACCTCGCAGCCCAAcccctcatcatcttgggaGACGGAGCTATCGGCCATGCTTGAGGCCGCCGACGATACTTCTGGCGGAGGCTTCAGCGGAGAGGGCCTTCTTCCTTCTGCCGCAGTCCTTCGCGCCCGTGTCAATGCCGTCCAGGGTCGTCGTGACATGACAAGAAAGATGGTCTCAGCTCTCAAGGGGCGAAGCCGTGACGTCGAGGTCAAATACCGCCGCGTCGTCGCTCTATGCACCGGTGTCCAAGAGGCCGAGGTCgacgccgtcgtcgacggTCTActcaaggccgtcgagaGCGAACACGAGGAACTCGAAATCGGTCGAGTCAGGCGCTTCCTCGGCGGAGTAGAGGGCGTCGTGCACTAG
- a CDS encoding Complex1-LYR-dom domain-containing protein, with protein sequence MPRPNVAIPDFLPPLHLYRHLLRECSYLPPAFSPTITSLIRTRFRNHRRNHSMKKKHRAKASNALRTLRAANCGDRPSMEKLIYHGFGRMGFRRRSLVTDFVRPEGPDDSDALEALIDGDATKSSAGKTDSAAAEVSKALNEQEGSPNDTDAISQVANENVEEKRPAGRWNNKPVHIRNDFYEKWDLDKVTRLLSSQRDLQKNSNLSWLKRKIKGLKPSGAIPKTNLWGKPLAENVVRAKEAHFWRRAISKMMVPLSNGEWELLGQLSKGAQEQGEWKVPTRRPAASPLQAPEQTTLSNWNWEAYASLPASRVERRPKKSSFVRPEGKDEEPYQAQLKKREISSRWFRRAYQRAWQFTPKMDQDPRTLKHTFTWGTIKKTTVCASNRQLSIFDGVDSHGRMIKPKTESPSTS encoded by the coding sequence ATGCCTCGCCCAAACGTCGCCATTCCCGACTTCCTCCCACCTCTCCATCTCTACCGACACCTCCTCCGCGAATGCTCCTACCTCCCCCCTGCCTTCTCGCCCACTATCACTTCGTTAATACGGACTCGATTTCGAAACCACCGTAGGAATCATTCGATGAAAAAGAAGCACCGCGCCAAAGCCAGCAATGCCCTGCGCACATTGAGAGCGGCCAACTGCGGGGACAGACCGTCCATGGAAAAACTTATCTATCATGGCTTTGGAAGAATGGGCTTTCGTAGAAGAAGCCTGGTTACCGATTTTGTGCGCCCAGAAGGCCCTGACGACTCGGATGCATTAGAGGCTCTCATTGATGGGGATGCTACCAAGAGCAGCGCTGGGAAGACTGATAGCGCCGCTGCCGAGGTATCGAAGGCATTGAATGAGCAAGAGGGTTCCCCGAATGATACAGACGCAATAAGTCAAGTCGCAAACGAGAATGTCGAGGAAAAACGCCCCGCGGGTCGATGGAACAACAAACCAGTACATATCAGAAACGACTTTTACGAGAAGTGGGACTTGGACAAGGTCACAAGGCTCCTTTCATCCCAGCGTGATTTGCAAAAAAACAGCAATCTCAGCTGGCTCAAGCGCAAAATCAAGGGTCTGAAGCCGTCGGGGGCTATCCCTAAAACCAACCTCTGGGGAAAGCCACTCGCCGAGAATGTTGTCCGAGCGAAGGAGGCTCACTTTTGGCGGAGAGCGATTAGCAAGATGATGGTCCCTTTGAGCAACGGCGAATGGGAACTTCTTGGACAGTTGAGCAAGGGCGCACAGGAGCAGGGCGAGTGGAAAGTTCCCACAAGACGACCAGCCGCGAGCCCTCTACAGGCTCCTGAACAAACCACTTTGTCGAACTGGAACTGGGAGGCCTATGCGAGCCTGCCCGCTTCCAGGGTTGAGCGCAGGCCGAAAAAGAGCTCTTTCGTCAGGCCCGAAGGAAAGGACGAGGAACCGTACCAAGCACAGCTCAAGAAGCGCGAGATTTCGTCACGATGGTTCCGCCGAGCATATCAACGAGCATGGCAGTTTACACCAAAGATGGACCAGGATCCGCGGACGCTAAAACACACTTTTACTTGGGGGACTATCAAAAAGACCACAGTCTGCGCATCTAATAGGCAGCTTTCTATCTTTGATGGTGTCGACAGCCACGGCCGGATgatcaagcccaagaccgAGAGTCCTTCTACTTCCTGA
- a CDS encoding N-acetyltransferase, translated as MATIRHARKEDAPTIVQLIQELADYEKEPDANKATVESIEATIAFAPSDSPDVDASIIPDTEPIAPTRPARCLLLFSPEGVAVGMALYFYNYSTWRSSAGIYLEDLFVRDSERGKGYGKKLLSTLAKQVLAIKGARLDWVVLKWNEPSIKFYESIGAYAMNDWVGMRVDGDGLNKLANLTD; from the exons ATGGCGACAATTCGGCATGCGCGCAAGGAGG ATGCGCCTACAATCGTGCAGCTTATCCAGGAGCTTGCCGACTATGAGAAAGAGCCCGACGCAAACAAGGCTACCGTCGAGAGCATCGAGGCCACCATCGCCTTTGCGCCGTCCGATTCGCCCGATGTTGACGCTTCCATCATCCCCGACACGGAACCGATTGCGCCAACTCGACCTGCCCGATGCTTGCTCCTTTTCTCCCCCGAGGGCGTCGCCGTAGGCATGGCCTTGTATTTCTACAACTATAGCACGTGGCGGTCCAGCGCAGGCATTTACCTCGAAGATCTCTTTGTGCGAGACTCGGAACGCGGCAAGGGATAcggcaagaagctgctcagcACTCTGGCCAAGCAAGTCCTTGCTATCAAGGGGGCTCGTCTTGATTGGGTGGTTCTCAAGTGGAACGAGCCCAGCATCAAGTTCTATGAGAGCATTGGCGCCTATGCGATGAACGACTGGGTCGGCATGCGAgtggatggcgatggcttgaaCAAGCTGGCCAACCTGACGGATTAA